The proteins below come from a single Yamadazyma tenuis chromosome 5, complete sequence genomic window:
- a CDS encoding uncharacterized protein (EggNog:ENOG503PQWF): MSFQSHGKKDVRIVSDLSRFEFESPTPRNRSRNTTPTSLDEKPSVIDLDHEFKPKNTTDLPSSFFDSDIAPPDPGPRSRRTLLEIAEANNALPKVRDNNIDYSDIYQYYEKESNASFAAEPSRNPDFAPYPSSIKGGHSGNAPPLTIPTASNEYNNSKTPFTNQTSMPSAATPQFTNNGFSNAHNYKDKDLPPIMDPTQYYQHNHNGSSLIKSIDANSMTSKQKLMEDHLVKSVMHRPLFKIPARKLLKNDDFYEEKDITITLNFVLYFFEMIVSIIIVTLSSVLLNTDDNISVGIYRFFIADSSIALIVSLLFISTLINFEKRNGSFYVTVSLILSFVSFVITISTILPSDSCATSSICSVRKANSAFIIISMFLWLCDLVSFLTILYISRMNLLTDLNFDFADKGLQAEYNASVSSGYNEKDNDLIDPTSGQPLREYYLNEMGEMFEMTNDFDVRGKTKIIVYTI, encoded by the coding sequence ATGTCTTTTCAGCTGCATGGGAAAAAAGATGTACGGATTGTGAGTGATCTTTCAAGGTTCGAGTTCGAAAGTCCCACTCCTAGAAACCGATCTAGAAATACTACACCCACTTCACTAGACGAAAAACCTTCGGTTATAGATTTGGATCATGAGTTTAAGCCCAAGAACACCACCGATCTCCCATCTTCATTTTTTGACAGTGATATTGCTCCTCCCGATCCAGGACCTCGAAGTCGAAGAACGTTACTCGAAATTGCTGAAGCAAACAATGCCTTGCCTAAGGTAAGAGACAATAATATCGACTATTCAGACATTTACCAGTATTATGAGAAAGAATCAAATGCTTCGTTTGCTGCTGAACCTTCCCGAAATCCTGACTTTGCTCCTTATCCCAGTTCTATCAAAGGAGGCCATCTGGGAAACGCTCCCCCGTTGACAATTCCCACTGCCTCCAATGAATACAATAATCTGAAGACTCCCTTCACCAACCAAACATCAATGCCTTCGGCTGCCACACCCCAATTCACAAATAATGGCTTCTCTAATGCTCATAACTATAAAGACAAGGACCTCCCTCCCATCATGGACCCAACTCAGTACTACCAGCACAATCATAATGGAAGTTCCCTTATCAAATCTATCGATGCAAACAGTATGACATCCAAACAAAAGTTGATGGAGGATCATTTAGTCAAGCTGGTAATGCACAGGccattgttcaagatcCCAGCCCGTaaattattgaaaaatGATGACTTTTACGAAGAAAAGGATATCACCATAACCCTTAATTTTGTCTTATACTTCTTTGAAATGATTGTTTCCATAATTATCGTCACTCTATCTTCAGTTCTCCTCAATACTGATGATAATATATCGGTTGGAATCTACAGGTTCTTTATTGCTGATTCATCCATAGCTTTGATTGTGtcacttcttttcatctcCACATTAATTAACTTCGAGAAGAGAAACGGAAGCTTCTATGTCACGGTGTCGTTAATCTTGTCCTTTGTATCATTTGTCATCACTATCAGCACCATCCTTCCCAGTGATAGCTGTGCtacatcttcaatttgtaGCGTGAGGAAAGCTAATAGTGCATTTATAATCATATCGATGTTTCTATGGTTATGTGACTTGGTTCTGTTCTTGACTATCTTATACATCTCAAGAATGAATCTCTTGACTGATTTGAACTTTGACTTTGCTGACAAGGGTTTACAGGCTGAATATAATGCTTCTGTATCAAGTGGGTATAATGAGAAGGACAATGATTTGATAGATCCCACTAGCGGACAACCTCTAAGAGAATATTACTTGAATGAAATGGGGGAAATGTTTGAAATGACTAACGACTTTGATGTTAGAGGCAAAACCAAAATAATAGTGTATACTATATAG
- a CDS encoding uncharacterized protein (EggNog:ENOG503P9HD): protein MHFNSFMRFSALLSISLIMGVCKGLVIDRSVISEFAGKISLKGLKDIKVNLENELKSLTSPMRFSFSNTTVEVSKNSEDFIILPPDLVSSDIYEKLGLEFLNEDGYKFKLFDKDLMIPKDFKTLFLYNTSTPLSIPTSKHDNLAKFIDESLPFNLPPYMNLINHYLVLPRSYLNEKLKTSGEAFETLAKLSSMFSRGILISSSSYLPIFRAVMSENVPFMVFMFSDSTIDKFEEQRNPIMTVKNYLGTEKNIISNFFDTFAENWINNINYDSLISSVFCTTNSNNLTDSYCLKIRDKNALLLFPAFYEVSQLLNFEEQEPQLMKRADEPLAEAQVVRQVHNRLSNYAEKFNDVSYEFATEPKQLIERVDERLDQKSYKFFDKIDEKTDNIADKKDSLVHQVADKVRMIKGSLDFKELFNEDYDTKESDYDVDGDNLMGKRTVEEEEDNLFEYQQEEGIVLPLSLVRVEEYSLSSPRHKKFSQVLFEDTDDNEHTLSKRFTIFSTDEDCEKITWYKVFHYSIFGKPRFCLSNY from the coding sequence ATGCATTTCAATCTGTTTATGAGATTTTCAGCCTTGTTGAGTATCTCGTTGATTATGGGAGTCTGCAAAGGATTGGTCATTGACCGTAGCGTGATCAGCGAGTTTGCTGGCAAGATTAGCCTCAAGGGATTGAAAGATATAAAAGTGAATTTGGAAAACGAGTTGAAGTCGTTGACATCACCCATGCGGTTTTCATTCTCCAATACAACAGTGGAAGTATCCAAGAACAGTGAAGACTTTATTATTCTTCCTCCCGATCTAGTATCGTCTGATATTTATGAAAAACTTGGGTTGGAATTTTTGAACGAAGATGGATACAAATTCAAGTTATTTgacaaagacttgatgattCCCAAAGACTTCAAGACTTTGTTTCTATACAACACTTCGACCCCTTTATCCATTCCCACTTCAAAACACGACAACTTAGCCAAATTTATTGATGAGAGCTTGCCTTTCAACTTGCCACCTTatatgaacttgatcaaccaCTATTTGGTTTTACCTAGGTCatacttgaatgaaaaACTTAAAACCAGTGGTGAAGCTTTTGAAACACTTGCTAAGTTATCTTCAATGTTTTCAAGAGGAATTTTAATATCTTCCAGCTCATATTTGCCCATTTTCAGAGCAGTTATGAGTGAAAATGTCCCGTTTATGGTTTTCATGTTTTCTGATTCTACAATTGATAAGTTTGAGGAACAGAGAAACCCAATCATGACTGTGAAAAACTATCTTGGAACTGAAAAGAATATTatttcaaacttctttgatACATTTGCTGAAAATTGGatcaacaatatcaactATGACAGTTTAATTTCATCTGTTTTTTgcaccaccaactccaacaacttgactgATAGCTACTGTTTGAAAATTCGTGACAAAAATGCGTTGCTTCTTTTCCCAGCCTTTTATGAAGTATCACAACTATTGAATTTTGAGGAACAAGAACCTCAACTTATGAAACGAGCTGACGAGCCCCTCGCTGAAGCTCAGGTCGTCCGACAGGTTCATAATAGACTAAGCAACTATGCCGAAAAGTTTAACGATGTCTCATACGAATTTGCAACGGAACCCAAGCAGCTaattgaaagagttgatgaaaGATTAGACCAGAAGAGTTATAAATTCTTCGAtaaaattgatgaaaagaCGGACAATATTGCAGATAAAAAGGATTCCTTAGTTCATCAAGTAGCAGACAAGGTGAGAATGATCAAGGGACtgcttgatttcaaagagCTCTTCAATGAGGATTATGATACAAAGGAGAGTGATTAcgatgttgatggagaCAATTTAATGGGGAAGAGAACCgtcgaagaagaggaggatAACCTTTTTGAATACCAACAAGAGGAAGGAATAGTGTTACCATTGTCATTGGTGAGGGTAGAAGAATATTCATTGTCGTCCCCAAGGCATAAGAAATTTAGCCAAGTTCTATTTGAAGATACTGACGACAACGAGCATACTCTTTCGAAGCGGTTCACGATTTTCAGCACAGACGAAGATTGTGAAAAGATCACTTGGTACAAAGTCTTCCATTATAGCATCTTTGGAAAGCCAAGATTTTGTTTATCCAATTACTAG